The DNA sequence TCATGTCCTGACGGTGATTACCGGGGTGAGCGGCTCCGGCAAGACCAGCCTGGTGAAGCAGATCCTTTGCCCGGCGCTGGTGAAGGCAACCGGAGGTTATGCCGCCGGTCATACAGGCGCCTTTGATATGCTCGGCGGCGACCTGTCAAAAATTAAGCAGGTGGAACTGGTAGACCAGAATCCCATAGGCCGGTCGTCCCGTTCCAATCCCGCCACTTATGTCAAGGCTTACGATGATATCCGGCAGTTATTTGCTTCGCGTCCCGCGGCCAGGGCAGCCGGCCTCAAACCGGCCCATTTTTCATTCAACGTGGACGGCGGCCGCTGCGAAACCTGCCAGGGGGAAGGCGAGCAGAAGATAGAAATGCAGTTCATGGCCGATATCTACCTGACCTGCGAAACCTGCAAAGGAAAGCGCTTCAAGGAACATGTCCTGGAGGTGAAATACGAAGAAAAGGACATTGCCGAAGTGCTTGACCTGACCATAGACGAAGCGCTGGAGTTTTTTGCCGGTGAAAAAAAGATCATCAACAAGATACAGCCCCTTGCCGACGTAGGCCTGGGTTATGTAAAATTAGGCCAGTCTTCCAATACGCTTTCCGGCGGAGAGGCGCAGCGTATTAAGCTGGCTTCTTTCCTGATAAAAGGGCATCATCCCCATCATACCCTCTTTGTTTTTGACGAGCCGACTACCGGCCTGCATTTTCATGACATCAAGAAGTTGCTGGAATCTATTAATGCGCTGATTGACCAGGGCAATACCGTCATCATCATTGAACATAACATGGACGTTATCAAGTCAGCCGACTGGGTGATCGATCTGGGCCCGGAAGGGGGCGAAAAAGGAGGGGAGCTGCTGTACGAAGGCACTCCCGAGGGGCTGACCAATGTGGAACGGTCTTATACAGGCCAGTTTTTGAAACGGCACATTCATACCGGAAATTCCAGGTGATTGCAGCCCGGAAATTCCCGGAGATCCAATTTAACCGGGGGCCAGGTTTGCAGTCTGTCCACACTTCAGATGCCTGGAACAGTCCTGTTTTTAATCATCCTGCTGCTCTTTAGCAATCCCCGGAAGAAGTATAACTTCCAATACTTCAGAGCCTGTGGCCGACCTGCCTTTTAATCATCTTGCTCCCTTTCGGCAATAACCTGGTCGAACCTGGCCGCCCGCTGCGGATCGAAGAGCGCCAGCTTTTTCCATTCTTTATCCCCGTAAACGCCGGCTGCTGAATAATCGAAGGGCTTAAAGCCGATCTTCGAAATGTTTTTTTTATTCTTGAAACGGAAATCATAACCGGCAGCATCTTTAAACCCGGGGTTGGCAATAATAGAATGCCGGTCCTTTCCGGTGGAATCCTGCCATTCGCTGAACGAACAATTCCCAAAGCGGATATCCTGGCTGCGGGTATCCCAGTAGCAATTGTTGTCGGCCTCGAAGCGGGCATTTACCCAGCCGGGCTTGCCGATCAGGATGCCGCTGTCAAAATAAACTATATTGTTGTTGAACGTAAAGGAACGGTGATCTTCCACCCGGGTGGCTTCCAGCTGCGCTTTGACCTGGGAAGCGAATATATTGTTCCTGATCATATTGTCTTTGCCATAGTGCTGATGAAAGCCGGAACTTTTGCAGCGGTATACCAGGTTGTTCTCCATAAGAATGCCGGTGGAGCCCTCGTCGGTATAAAGCCCCCAGCCGCCGTAGCCGTAGGAATAAATATGGTGGATCACGTTATTGCTTACCACCGTTCCTTCCGAGGGGCCGAGCGTATAAACTCCGCCCATATCGCTTAGCTCTCCCCAGCCCAGGTGATGGATATGGTTGTAAACGATCTTGTTCCGTTTGGACACGCTGTGCGAATAACCCCAAACCCAGCCCACGGAAACACCCGAATAACGAAAGTCCGCGATCTCATTATGCGAAATAGTATTATCACTCGCGTTGAAAATGATCACGCCCACTCCCGTCGGGAATTCATGGCCGCCGGAGCGAATGATATTATTATCTACCGTAATGTGTTTTGTGACCAGTTCTTTTCCATCTTCGCTGCCTGAAGGCTGGTGCAAGGGGCCGATCTTTATTCCGCCAATGCCCAGGTCATGCAGGTAACTCCGCCTGATCGCGCTGTTGCTGCAAGCGGTCCTGAACCAAATGGCGTTGTTCCCTGTATGCGCAATCCCGCAATTTCTGAACTCAATATTTTCCGCGTAATCCAGCATTACCGCAGCGCCGGTAGGAGCTGCCGCCTGGGCGGGTTCATTTCCGCGGAAATCCATCAGGTAGCGGGAGAACTTAAAGGAAATGTTTTCAAACTGTATATGGCTTGCTTTCCTTTTTTCGGTCCCCCGGATAAGCAGCAGCTGGTCCAGCACTGGCGTAACGGCCTTGCTGTTTTCAATGGTTTCTCCCTGGCGGGGCACGTAATAGAGGGTGCCCGAAGGATCCAGGTACCATTCACCCGGAGCATCCAGGAATGCTTTTGCATTTTCAAAGTAGAACTGGGAACTGTTCTCCAGGGTATTCCAGGGATGCATAGGCCTGCCGGCAATATATACCGAGGCGTTTTCTGCATCAAAGGACTGAAGGTATTTCCGGGTCCTGTCCCAGGCATGCTGCACGGAAATGATCACTTGCTGAAGATCAGACGGCGGCAATCCTTTCAATACCCCGGCCTGTTCTTCTGTCAGGTCAATCTTCTGTATGGCTACCGATGGGGAACGCCGGTCCGTATCAATAATGATTTCGCCGGCCGATCTTGTTTTAAAAAGCCGACCCGCATCCGGGCTGCGCGCACGTATAGCTCTTTGTCCGTTTACAAATAATTGACCGATATTCCCCCCGAACCGCTCAATAGCGGGGAGCTGTATTTTCCAGAGCTTTTCCGAAACCTCTTCAAAAGGCGGAAGTTCCACGCCTCCGGAAAGGACCGGTTTTTCGGCTTCCGCGTCTTTTGCGGTTCCGGCCCCTTTTGCGGGCACGGCGCCATTTGCGGCTCCCGCGCCTTTTATAATAAGGGGGAACTCGCCGGTTCCCGAGTCTTCGCCCGTCAATTCCAGCGGCTTTTTCAGAAAATAGGTTCCCGGTGCAATAATTATTTCAAGTGGCCCGGAAAGCTTGTTTTGTTTTCGCATCAAGCGGATGCGTTCCAGGGCTGCTTCCACGGTGGCAAGGGGTTGTGCGGATGTTCCCGCATTTCCGTCACTTCCGGTAGCCGCTACGTGAAGTTGCTGGGAATGAACCCGGGGCGTACAGGCCAGGGCCAGTAAAAACAGGAAAAAGGTGCCGCGTATCTGATTGGCCATATACGGGACAAGTTACTAATTTGTCAACTAATTGTTAACTGTCCTGCAGTATCCTGCAGGATGGTTCCGCGGAGCTGCCTCGTTAAACTTGTGAAAAGAAAATAATGCACCTGCTTTTTCAGGCGCACCTAAACTAAATAAAATCACATATGAGGGATCTTAACT is a window from the Anseongella ginsenosidimutans genome containing:
- a CDS encoding right-handed parallel beta-helix repeat-containing protein, which codes for MANQIRGTFFLFLLALACTPRVHSQQLHVAATGSDGNAGTSAQPLATVEAALERIRLMRKQNKLSGPLEIIIAPGTYFLKKPLELTGEDSGTGEFPLIIKGAGAANGAVPAKGAGTAKDAEAEKPVLSGGVELPPFEEVSEKLWKIQLPAIERFGGNIGQLFVNGQRAIRARSPDAGRLFKTRSAGEIIIDTDRRSPSVAIQKIDLTEEQAGVLKGLPPSDLQQVIISVQHAWDRTRKYLQSFDAENASVYIAGRPMHPWNTLENSSQFYFENAKAFLDAPGEWYLDPSGTLYYVPRQGETIENSKAVTPVLDQLLLIRGTEKRKASHIQFENISFKFSRYLMDFRGNEPAQAAAPTGAAVMLDYAENIEFRNCGIAHTGNNAIWFRTACSNSAIRRSYLHDLGIGGIKIGPLHQPSGSEDGKELVTKHITVDNNIIRSGGHEFPTGVGVIIFNASDNTISHNEIADFRYSGVSVGWVWGYSHSVSKRNKIVYNHIHHLGWGELSDMGGVYTLGPSEGTVVSNNVIHHIYSYGYGGWGLYTDEGSTGILMENNLVYRCKSSGFHQHYGKDNMIRNNIFASQVKAQLEATRVEDHRSFTFNNNIVYFDSGILIGKPGWVNARFEADNNCYWDTRSQDIRFGNCSFSEWQDSTGKDRHSIIANPGFKDAAGYDFRFKNKKNISKIGFKPFDYSAAGVYGDKEWKKLALFDPQRAARFDQVIAEREQDD